The following are from one region of the Dreissena polymorpha isolate Duluth1 chromosome 2, UMN_Dpol_1.0, whole genome shotgun sequence genome:
- the LOC127865846 gene encoding cleavage and polyadenylation specificity factor subunit 4-like, whose protein sequence is MQDVVAPVSSITFDIEIALNNQLGSQPLPFPGMDKSGSAICTFYMTTTGCSKATACPFRHIKGEKTVVCKHWLRGLCKKGDDCEFLHEFDMTKMPECFFFSKYGQCNNKECPFLHIDPEQKVKDCAWYDRGFCRHGPNCKNRHVRRLICQNYLCGFCLDGPKCKFMHPTYDLPVPDMNPQTKKLQITCHTCGEYGHKSIGCPRHKPGAVNTSPNQPDNKLYPIGAGMPGSGYQFGRGGHVFRPIGRGMPNIDDQSRLDHVICFKCGAKGHYANRCPKGDLAFLSASTT, encoded by the exons ATGCAGGACGTTGTGGCACCAGTTTCAAGCATAACGTTTGATATAGAAATCGCATTGAATAATCAACTTGGATCACAACCATTACCATTTCCAGGAATGGATA AGTCAGGGTCAGCTATATGTACATTCTACATGACCACAACGGGCTGTAGCAAAGCCACAGCCTGTCCATTCCGGCACATCAAGGGGGAAAAAACTGTTGTGTGCAAACACTGGCTGAGAGGACTGTGTAAGAAGGGAGATGACTGTGAATTTCTTCATGAATTCGATATGACCAAAATGCCTGAGTGTTTCTTTTTCAGTAAATATG GACAATGTAACAACAAGGAGTGTCCATTCCTGCACATTGATCCAGAGCAGAAAGTGAAGGACTGTGCCTGGTATGATAGAGGCTTCTGTAGACATG GACCAAATTGCAAGAATCGCCATGTGAGAAGGTTGATATGCCAAAACTATCTATGCGGATTTTGTTTGGATGGACCCAAATGTAAATTTATGCA CCCCACATATGACCTGCCAGTGCCGGACATGAACCCGCAGACCAAGAAGCTGCAGATCACGTGTCACACGTGTGGGGAGTACGGACACAAGTCAATCGGCTGCCCTAGACACAAGCCAGGGGCAGTGAACACGTCCCCAAATCAGCCAGACAACAAACTATAT CCGATTGGTGCAGGAATGCCAGGCAGTGGGTACCAGTTTGGAAGGGGCGGCCATGTGTTCAGACCCATTGGGCGTGGCATGCCCAATATAGACGATCAAAGCCGTCTGGACCACGTGATCTGCTTCAAG TGTGGGGCTAAAGGACACTATGCCAACCGTTGTCCAAAGGGAGATCTGGCCTTCCTTTCAGCCAGCACCACATAA
- the LOC127865888 gene encoding uncharacterized protein LOC127865888, with protein sequence MGKDKKNKHSIQDIGSFKTKDSLKEEDVQLTKQVQDLERRYRELYKSVQQLSYTYDTCRDHFALQRYGDLKDMIKACITDEVMENAAKYSPANAQPETGKAADLLRAAKRLSESASARQEVDGLHKAEIVKDLEEKKKKKDKMELKFLRLHNRLVKLKRDYEDSKQHLPAKRYGVMKEMIKPLIRDETIKVDTL encoded by the exons ATGGGAAAAGACAAGAAAAATAAGCACAGTATACAAGATATAG GAAGTTTTAAAACAAAAGACAGTCTGAAGGAAGAAGACGTGCAACTTACCAAACAGGTTCAGGATTTGGAACGGCGATACCGTGAACTGTACAAGTCTGTACAGCAGCTCTCGTACACATATGACACATGCAGAGATCATTTTGCTCTGCAGCGATATGGGGACCTGAAGGACATGATAAAGGCTTGTATAACTGATGAAGTGATGGAGAATGCTGCAAAGTATTCCCCGGCCAATGCTCAGCCAGAGACGGGCAAGGCTGCTGACCTTCTCAGGGCTGCTAAACGATTATCAGAATCAGCCTCAGCCAGACAAG AAGTTGACGGTCTTCACAAAGCTGAGATTGTGAAAGACCTTgaagagaagaagaagaagaaagacAAAATGGAGCTGAAATTTCTACGGCTTCATAATCGACTGGTCAAACTGAAACGTGACTATGAGGATTCTAAACAGCATCTGCCTGCCAAGAGGTATGGAGTCATGAAGGAGATGATTAAGCCACTGATACGCGATGAAACAATCAAAGTTGACACCCTTTGA